Genomic window (Candidatus Nitrosocosmicus franklandus):
TTAAAGAACCGCCAATGAATTCAACAAAATAGGCTTCAAGATCGTTACTATTATCTGAGTTAAAAATTTCTCTCATAATAACCTGCCCATCAAAATACAAAGGATTAGTTTCCCTGATCTGAGAATTATAGAGAATTTTTCGAATCATATTTGTAATCGAATTAACATGAATTTAATTTAATATGGTTGATGAGTGAAAAATAATTTAGTACAAACGATTAAGCTAGCAACATTACCACATTTGATCAGGTTACCAAAAATTACCCTTGTCTGAACAAGTTAACTCTGCTCCGCAATTTAAGCATTTAAGATGGCAGGCAGACAGCTGACCCATTGGAGAACCGCACCTAATACATAATGGTTTTTTTGTCTGTTTTTTCTCACCATCTTTCTTGCCAAATATTTCGTCATTCATTTATAACATAGTTGTTCATTGATAGGATTAATATCTTGTCTTAATCATCTAGGACAACATATGTTGTTGTGTCGATGAAAAAGTAGACAGCGAAAAGATTACTGAAGCCTAATTCACGAGTGCATGGAGGGAATTAACATGTAGATGGTATGATTAATTAGCTATTTCAAACGATTCCGATTGCTACATTCTATACAAACATCAATAGAGACTAATACTGTATTCGGTTTATCATAATAGTATTTGATTCTTCGTTCAATTATTTTGCTGCATAGATCGCACTTGATGTTTCTATAGAATTCATCTATCTCTATGGTCATAATACCGAATAAGTTTAACTATTACTTAATTCTAATTACATAGCTATAATCACGAAAATTATTTATGTGTCTGAAGAGCCAAAAAAATGACCCTTATGGATTACTATGGATTGTTAAAACAGAAATTAAATCCAAGAAATATGAATTTATGATCTATAAACTACTTAAATTACTGTGTAATCCAATTAGCCTTTATTGAAAAATGATCTTTTCATTAGATAGGTATCAAAATCCCATTTACAATTACGTGATCTATATCGCAATTGCAAGAATAAAATAATAGAAAGATTCGATTTTGCTGTCCAATAACTGATACCCTATCATCACATGATTATCTGCATGAGAATATATGATTAAATATAGGTTAAGAAACATTCCATGATACATTATACAAAAAGCTGTTTACTATATTAAATTTAAGAATACTGAGAAAATAAAAATAATGACATCATAGTCTATAAACTATAACCTTTTATCTGCTGTTATTAGTATAGAATGTCGCAACCTCAGGATGAAAGTAAATTCAACGCAGGTTTGAAAAAAACATTAGGATTATTCGAGGCCACCATTCTTGGTGTTGGTCTTATATTAGGTGCCGGGATTTATACTATAATAGGTGATGTGGCAGCAATAGCTGGAAACGCCATGTGGCTTTCTTTTATCATAGCTTCAATAATTGCCATCCTGATTGGACTAACTTATGCAGAACTTGCATCGCTGTTTCCAAGCAGTGGAGCAGAGTACTTATTTTCAATGAATGCGTTTAACAATAACTTTCTTGCGTCGATAATAGGTTTTCTGGTAGTATTCGCCATCATATCATCCTCAGCTACCGTAGCTGTTGGATTTTCGGGATACTTATCCATATTTATACCTTCAATTCCTCCTATTACTTTTGCAATCATAATTATAATTATATTATCTATCATCAATTTTTGGGGTATTTCTGAATCTACCAGAATTAATTTAACATTTACCTTCATAGAGATCTTTGGACTTATTTTTATTATAGGACTGGCCTTCTATACTGGATCTATTTTTCAATCAGATTTTTTTGAATTTCCTACAATGCAAGATGAATCAAACAAGTTATGGATGATTTTTTCTGCAGCAGGGCTTGTGTTTTTTGCATACATAGGTTTTGAAAATATTGTTACACTATCCGATGAGACAAAGAAACCTCGAAAGGTTATACCCAAAGCACTAATTCTTTCTATAGGGATAACCACAATAATTTATATTTTAATAGCAATATCTACAATCGGACTAGTTGGTTGGGAGATCCTTTCAATGTCGGATGCACCATTGGCTACTGCCGCTCAAAAAGCAGCCGGCAACTCTGGCAATTTTTTACTTTCAGTAATTGGCCTATTTGCTACGGCTAACACTGTTTTGATGCTACTTATTGCAAGCTCGAGAATGATATATGGAATTGCGGAACATGGATTATCAATCCCCAAAGTATTTTCAAATATTCACAGAAAAAGGAAAACTCCATGGATAGCCATTTTAGTAGTAATGTGGATTTCCCTGTTTTTAGTAATAGTACTACAAGCTAACGTTACTAAACTTGCGAGTGTATCTGTATTTAACATGCTTATAGTATATATATTGATGAATGTTTCTTTGATCGCACTTAGATATAGAAAGAAAGAATTAGAAAGATCATTTTCCTCACCGTTGACAATAAAACGCTTCCCAGTATTAGCTAGTATAGGTATCATTTTTTCTTTGATACTACTTTCTCAATTTGATGAAAACACTATAATGATTGGATTAACAGTAATCTCAGGAATAGTATTCCTGATGCTTATTAGATATGGAATCGATCGATATAGAAAATAGTGCGACGGATTTACGTCTTTATTCTCATTAATAAGCCATATGATATATGGCTTATTAATGAAAAAAAGGATCAGTAATAGAAGAAGAAAGAATATGTCAAAGCTTATGTAAGTGTATATTAAGCTAGATAGGTATACGTTCAAAATCTTTTGCAAAACTGATAAATTTTGGAACGTAAATTATGAGTGTAACTCAGGTTATTTCATGAGTTTAAAGCATCTTATAAATGGGGTTTATATTGTGTTTACTGAAAAGATATCGTAACAGAATGTTAATCAATAATATTATATAAGGTTAATAATTATCTGATAGGCAACATTTGTCTAAATCATTAGTTGTAAGAGAAACTGAAATATGGAATATTAATTATCATACTTAAGATATCTTAATCTAGAAGGATGAAAGATACAAAATTCATGTGTGATGATATCTTTTAACATGCGAATTAGATTGATAGATCTATCGTCAGTAAAGGTAGAACTAAAAGCGCAAGACCAAAATCGAATGACAACTTATTTGTGTGAAATTGATGTTCGCTAGACAAAATCTAAATAAAGCACATACCCTATCCTTCCATAATCATTCACTTATCGGTGTTTGATGACTCCCATCAAAGAATTAACCAAGGGAACGTGTTTCAAAATATATTATATGGGAATAAGAATTTATCAATGGACTCGTTTGCTGTTTAATACTATGTTGAGCTTATTATTATCATCTATGTATGAAGATCATAAAGTGAAGTGTTCGTCTTGTGGTAAGTTATTTGTTTCCAAGGAGCATGATACAATCTGTGATGAATGTTCTAAAAAACTTGAGAATATCAAGTTTTAAGTTATCAAATAAAAGGCGTACATGAAATCAACTAAATGCCTATATGCAGTACATGAGAAATTTATTTTACTTTACATGTAGGCTTCATTCACAACTTATTTCTTTTTCATACAGTCAACGCAAATCCATACATTATCGATGTATTTTCCTTCTTTAATATGACCTTCTTTCTTCACTTCCGGCTCAACAAGATCAGTAACAGGAACGTCACAAATTTCACACTTAGGCAGGATGTTTTTTACCATGAAAATTATTTTGCTACATTGTTTTTAACAATAATAAATTGAGAAAAAAGTAAATTATAAGCTTTATCGATTGTGACCTCAGTGATTATAATCGCGTTACTTTCATGT
Coding sequences:
- a CDS encoding APC family permease, with amino-acid sequence MSQPQDESKFNAGLKKTLGLFEATILGVGLILGAGIYTIIGDVAAIAGNAMWLSFIIASIIAILIGLTYAELASLFPSSGAEYLFSMNAFNNNFLASIIGFLVVFAIISSSATVAVGFSGYLSIFIPSIPPITFAIIIIIILSIINFWGISESTRINLTFTFIEIFGLIFIIGLAFYTGSIFQSDFFEFPTMQDESNKLWMIFSAAGLVFFAYIGFENIVTLSDETKKPRKVIPKALILSIGITTIIYILIAISTIGLVGWEILSMSDAPLATAAQKAAGNSGNFLLSVIGLFATANTVLMLLIASSRMIYGIAEHGLSIPKVFSNIHRKRKTPWIAILVVMWISLFLVIVLQANVTKLASVSVFNMLIVYILMNVSLIALRYRKKELERSFSSPLTIKRFPVLASIGIIFSLILLSQFDENTIMIGLTVISGIVFLMLIRYGIDRYRK